The following are encoded together in the Mesoterricola sediminis genome:
- the tatA gene encoding twin-arginine translocase TatA/TatE family subunit translates to MGNLGLTEMLLIGILLLIFFGPSKLPELGKALGKGIQEFKKASREITESVKDDAPSGEKK, encoded by the coding sequence ATGGGCAATCTCGGCCTCACCGAAATGCTGCTGATCGGCATCCTGCTGCTGATCTTCTTCGGCCCCTCCAAGCTCCCCGAACTGGGCAAGGCCCTCGGCAAGGGCATCCAGGAGTTCAAGAAGGCCAGCCGCGAGATCACGGAATCCGTCAAGGACGACGCCCCCAGCGGCGAGAAGAAGTAG
- a CDS encoding UDP-glucose dehydrogenase family protein gives MHVLVIGTGYVGLVAAAGFAEAGHKVLGIDTDQAKIDKIRKGISPIYEPGLDDLLAKHQASGTLAFSLDIRDGIAQADAAFICVGTPQSEDGSADLQYVLAVAGAIGEAMALRPAGAAPLVVVDKSTVPVGTAARVTAAIAARTDRAFEVVSNPEFLREGCAIDDFLRPDRVVIGCRTDHAEKIMRGLYDPFLQASKGQWLRMDPPSAELTKYAANAMLALRISFINEIAGLCERVGANVEYVKNGIGSDHRIGKYFLNPGPGFGGSCFPKDLQALLKVGRENGRPLRALEATVEANRHQKQVLALKVKSHYGCEAGDPAALAGRRFALWGLAFKAHTDDIREAMSLELIDSLLSLGAEVVVHDFEAMPNVRAKIGDRVAYAEDFLAACDGADALLVATEWPQYASVDLEEAGRRLKEKVMFDGRNLFRPEAMGRAGWTYHSLGRSTAFPV, from the coding sequence ATGCATGTTCTAGTCATCGGTACGGGGTACGTGGGCCTGGTGGCCGCGGCCGGCTTCGCGGAGGCCGGGCACAAGGTGCTGGGCATCGACACGGACCAGGCCAAGATCGACAAGATCCGCAAAGGCATCTCCCCCATCTACGAGCCCGGGCTCGACGACCTGCTGGCGAAGCACCAGGCCTCGGGCACGCTCGCCTTCAGCCTCGACATCCGCGACGGCATCGCGCAGGCCGACGCGGCCTTCATCTGCGTGGGCACGCCCCAGAGCGAGGACGGCAGCGCGGACCTCCAGTACGTCCTGGCCGTGGCCGGGGCCATCGGCGAAGCCATGGCCCTCCGTCCCGCCGGCGCGGCGCCCCTCGTCGTGGTGGACAAGAGCACGGTGCCCGTGGGCACCGCCGCCCGGGTCACCGCGGCCATCGCCGCCCGCACCGACCGCGCCTTCGAGGTGGTCTCCAACCCCGAGTTCCTCCGCGAGGGCTGCGCCATCGACGACTTCCTCCGTCCCGACCGCGTCGTCATCGGCTGCCGCACGGACCACGCCGAGAAGATCATGCGCGGCCTCTACGATCCCTTCCTCCAGGCAAGCAAGGGCCAGTGGCTCCGCATGGATCCGCCCAGCGCCGAGCTGACCAAGTACGCGGCCAACGCCATGCTGGCCCTGCGCATCAGCTTCATCAACGAGATCGCGGGCCTCTGCGAGCGGGTCGGCGCCAATGTGGAATACGTGAAGAACGGCATCGGCAGCGACCACCGCATCGGCAAGTACTTCCTCAACCCCGGCCCCGGCTTCGGCGGCTCCTGCTTCCCCAAGGATCTCCAGGCCCTGCTCAAGGTGGGCCGCGAGAACGGCAGGCCCCTGCGGGCCCTCGAGGCCACGGTCGAGGCCAACCGCCACCAGAAGCAGGTCCTCGCCCTCAAGGTGAAGAGCCACTACGGCTGCGAGGCCGGTGATCCCGCCGCCCTCGCGGGCCGCAGGTTCGCCCTGTGGGGCCTGGCCTTCAAGGCCCACACCGACGACATCCGCGAGGCCATGTCCCTGGAGCTCATCGACAGCCTCCTCTCCCTGGGCGCCGAGGTGGTGGTCCACGACTTCGAGGCGATGCCCAACGTCCGCGCCAAGATCGGCGACCGGGTCGCCTACGCCGAGGACTTCCTCGCCGCCTGCGACGGCGCCGACGCGCTGCTCGTGGCCACCGAGTGGCCCCAGTACGCCTCCGTCGACCTGGAGGAGGCCGGGCGCCGGCTCAAGGAGAAGGTCATGTTCGACGGCCGGAACCTCTTCCGGCCCGAGGCCATGGGGCGCGCCGGCTGGACCTACCACAGCCTGGGCCGCTCAACGGCCTTTCCCGTCTAG
- a CDS encoding MotA/TolQ/ExbB proton channel family protein: MPYVGLMAGQGVNLWEVVLHSGTVARAVLLILCAFSVTSWVIIVQKGLLLSRSGRATEHFRSVFRKATDWRELKQRSGEFAMSPLVGLFTAGFSEVTYQLRPGAGTQGGRPQIKSMEAVERCLQRASVVEMGRMETYLGILATIAAVSPFVGLFGTVWGIIDAFHGIGMAGNASLATVAPGISEALVATALGLVAAIPALMAYNFFQGQLKHWQTELDDFALEFISLSERNFT, encoded by the coding sequence ATGCCGTACGTGGGCCTCATGGCGGGACAAGGCGTCAATCTTTGGGAGGTGGTGCTCCATTCCGGGACGGTGGCCCGGGCCGTGCTCCTGATCCTGTGCGCCTTTTCCGTGACCAGCTGGGTGATCATCGTGCAGAAGGGCCTCCTCCTGTCCCGGAGCGGCCGCGCCACGGAGCACTTCCGGAGCGTGTTCCGCAAGGCCACCGACTGGAGGGAGCTCAAGCAGCGCAGCGGGGAGTTCGCCATGAGCCCGCTGGTGGGCCTCTTCACCGCGGGCTTCTCCGAGGTCACCTACCAGCTCCGGCCAGGCGCCGGGACCCAGGGCGGCCGGCCCCAGATCAAGAGCATGGAGGCCGTGGAGCGCTGCCTGCAGCGCGCCTCCGTCGTGGAGATGGGCCGCATGGAGACCTACCTGGGCATCCTCGCCACGATCGCGGCCGTGAGCCCCTTCGTGGGCCTGTTCGGGACCGTGTGGGGCATCATCGACGCCTTCCACGGGATCGGCATGGCCGGCAACGCCAGCCTCGCCACCGTCGCCCCCGGCATCTCGGAGGCCCTGGTGGCCACCGCCCTGGGCCTGGTGGCCGCCATCCCGGCCCTGATGGCCTACAACTTCTTCCAGGGCCAGCTCAAGCACTGGCAGACCGAGCTGGATGACTTCGCCCTGGAGTTCATCAGCCTCTCCGAGCGCAACTTCACCTGA
- a CDS encoding DUF309 domain-containing protein, which produces MACGARTPVLWQPQPRLPLPVARFLGARLHAALENPADRALLAWPAILGAPALRAAHPGGLPEALLLEQAAPMLVGTGQSPEDAWRRATACFPDTGDKGPDGWVPHRLWDPLASLVSLRCGVTLLALLGLPGDARWRVAAGASLFNAALFHEAHDALEPLWMEAEGPLRRTLQGLILMAGGYHHMQIQNAPGMAGLWEDAQAALEASGGEVRGPWGTLRFDEALAGLQVRLDALDDGTGERSPEPPWDRLWSLDRPEWELM; this is translated from the coding sequence ATGGCCTGCGGCGCCCGGACCCCCGTGCTCTGGCAGCCCCAGCCCCGGCTGCCGCTGCCGGTGGCGCGCTTCCTGGGGGCCCGCCTCCACGCGGCCCTCGAGAATCCCGCCGACCGGGCCCTCCTGGCCTGGCCCGCCATCCTGGGGGCCCCGGCCCTGCGGGCGGCTCATCCCGGCGGCCTCCCGGAGGCCCTGCTCCTGGAGCAGGCCGCGCCGATGCTCGTCGGAACCGGCCAGTCGCCTGAAGACGCCTGGCGGCGGGCCACCGCCTGTTTCCCGGACACCGGCGACAAGGGCCCCGACGGCTGGGTGCCCCACCGCCTCTGGGACCCCCTCGCCTCCCTCGTCAGCCTGCGCTGCGGCGTCACCCTCCTGGCCCTCCTGGGCCTGCCGGGGGACGCGCGGTGGCGGGTGGCGGCCGGGGCCTCCCTCTTCAACGCGGCCCTCTTCCACGAGGCCCACGACGCCCTCGAGCCCCTCTGGATGGAGGCGGAGGGACCCCTGCGGCGCACCTTGCAGGGGCTCATCCTCATGGCCGGGGGGTACCACCACATGCAGATCCAGAACGCCCCGGGCATGGCCGGCCTGTGGGAGGACGCCCAGGCGGCCCTCGAGGCCTCCGGCGGGGAGGTCCGGGGCCCCTGGGGGACCCTGCGGTTCGACGAGGCCCTCGCGGGTCTCCAGGTCCGCCTGGATGCGCTGGACGACGGTACCGGGGAGCGTTCCCCGGAACCACCTTGGGACCGGCTCTGGAGCCTGGACCGGCCCGAATGGGAGCTGATGTGA